Sequence from the Dehalococcoidales bacterium genome:
TCATTAATAGATGTAATGTTTTACGAATAATATTATCGTGTCGCACCTTCCCGGTTTTTACTTATTTCAAGTACTGGGGAGAGTTTTTTTGACAGGATGCGCCCAAAATGAAAGTTATAATCATACCAAGCCCGGGAGGTGGATTATGGAAGTAGAAACCGCGTCCCCCAAAATGAAAACTGGACTAGGCCAGAGGGATTTTTTGTATTTGGCAATTTACCTTATCGTGCTGGTCGTTTTGTCTGTGTGTATTCACGAAGCAGTACACATCATCGTTGCTTTGTTTAAAGGTATTGAATTTTCCCAGCTGGAGATAGGCTTTTGGGGTATTAATCCTTCTGTAACGCTCCCGCAGGGGCTTGATGATAATGTAAAAACCCCGATTTTCTATGCTGGTGGTATCACTGCTGGCATTTTATTACTTTGCTTCTATTTTATTTTCTGGTTCAGGAAATATCGGCGCAATCCTTCACGTTTGAGCTGGGCACTCGCTCTTACCACCATCGTTCTGGCTGCGGAACAGGTTTCAACCGGTTATCTGGAAGGGCACTATCATGCTGCCTATCTATATGGGGCTACTACACTTTTTTCTCCTACACATTTGTTCACAATAGCGTGGATGGTAATCGCAGTACTGCTGCACTTACAGCTATACCCAAGAGAAAGACTCAAAATCGTACTTCATGATTAGTGGAATCACTTCGTGGTTGTGATTAACCGGTTTACGCTTTTTTGTGGTCGTTTACTGGTGAGTTCAATGTCGTCTTGAAGGTTTATCCAGAACTGGGGGGTTGTACCAAGCGCCTCGGAGAAGAACCAGGTTGTCTCTGAAGTAATGCCACGCTTGCCCCGGATTATTTCATTTACCCTTTGCAGTGGCACTTCGATATGATGGGCAAAAGTGACCTGTATTACTCCCAAAGGTTTAAGAAATTCTTCAAATAATATTTTACCAGGGTGGGTTGCTATTCTATTATTTGGTAACATTATAATCTCATCATACCCATCACATGGTTGCCGCGTAAAGGTGTAATTGTGCAGGACAGGATTGAAATCATCGAAGAGTACTGGCTAATGGTGAGAATAAAACCAATTTCACCAATTAAGTGTTTTAGTTGTATAATAAGTAAAGTGAAAATCAACCGCAGTTTGGCCGGCTCTCTTTATATGCACCGCTTCCGCTAAGCGGGCTTTTTTATTGGGCAATCGCCTCGCCTGTATTATATTTGCATAACATCTATTCCTCTTGTATTTACAGTGCCGCTAGTATGCCCAAAACAGAATTTCCATGAAATTTATTAAGGCAGGATCAATTACGTATGCACCAGCGCGAGGATATTAGAAACATCGCAATAATCGCCCATGTAGACCATGGAAAAACATCCCTGGTGGATGTGATGCTCAAACAGAGTAAGCTGTTTAGAGAAAACCAGGCAGTGGGAAACCTGATAATGGACTCCAATGCCCTGGAGAGGGAGAAGGGCATCACCATCATGGCTAAAAACACGGCTATCGAGTATAACGGCGTAAAAATTAACATCATAGATACACCAGGCCACGCTGATTTTAGCGGAGAAGTGGAAAGAGTTATTTCCATGGCAGATGGTTGTTTGCTTTTGGTCGATGCTGTTGAGGGACCGATGCCACAAACCAGGCTGGTGCTACGCCATGCTTTGAGCCGCAAGCTTGCCACTATAGTAGTAATTAACAAGATAGATCG
This genomic interval carries:
- a CDS encoding HigA family addiction module antitoxin, which translates into the protein MLPNNRIATHPGKILFEEFLKPLGVIQVTFAHHIEVPLQRVNEIIRGKRGITSETTWFFSEALGTTPQFWINLQDDIELTSKRPQKSVNRLITTTK